From the genome of Bicyclus anynana chromosome 20, ilBicAnyn1.1, whole genome shotgun sequence, one region includes:
- the LOC112054707 gene encoding toll-like receptor 3, which translates to MLLISILFFATILGVEGQCTLSEYAKEDNICTADITCHGKTENLMQLVKNNWSCIKHRVRYYYGNERDYNWDNNYNLNVNIGDVDIGISEDYLSGLSDAKTNVKSLIVERGNLVAVGVTLAGFHKLTEFSVTYNKLETINFNQLLVNSLKTVNISHNLITTIEFSSVESTSMITTIDLSYNSLESIPNNCFAMYLRLKYLDLSFNKIENFDILTFEGIAQLEILKLSNNKILEIGQNFARFMKLKDLSLDHNQLTTLTDVNLRTLISLERLNLSSNMIKHIEDQSLSTLTNLEQLDLSYNKINVVRKTLFKNTIKINDLSLSHNDIENIEGGAFSTTNISNFDIKNNYISGSIVYDTFLGVSVENLDLSNGTIKNLGDKAFSALSHDLRYLNLSYNLIENITESAFYSLKILLKLDLSQNNLIDMEFNTSDLIQLKEYYLQNNFIKKVTPNMFKNMKSLVKLDLSQNKIRDVEVNSFIELENLKDLNISSNHFVNSLTMNLFQGLSRVITLDLSNTRSSTSLNESFSGMTSLVNLNLSHSQLETIEYETFKNTGSMEVIDLSYNYLENFAINTSCIPLLKELYLNNNKLTNITSETFENFQLLEKLNLAFNNILYFHSMGIKSLSHLHYLDLFSNVNMHIKGDAFNNLVISTVSFKNVRQIFNFDNVVNSSITTLILSNCEISDINSVFVYKIKDVLKLDISSNKIQALNKGSFQNMDALNWLDISFNMISAIQPGTFLSNKMINTLNLNGNNLESLQFGVLDGLKNLRVLNLSNNEIHIFGINLLHSTPFLTELYGISCKGKTGFSHTEIIHNENTNANITSEVIKIKEVLGQMYGFLKISMNETISNMISVIGKVSDNNSTDKALEIQNRSQIVFNEQIKQLLKDNKNISDSVANDIKLMISLLETNNNLTKLANVQKEPSDTIPISDRATFKNENKNLTDYVSKLIVGYKNDQFDNRTFADMKILLYFIAVCLSIVVMLQAVALTHKYFCSKATRRIGITHNYESGQRMSNGLEMD; encoded by the coding sequence ATGCTGCtgataagtattttgttttttgcaaCGATACTGGGTGTCGAAGGACAATGTACACTAAGTGAATATGCAAAAGAAGATAATATTTGTACTGCAGATATTACTTGCCACGGAAAAACTGAAAACTTAATGCAATTAGTTAAGAATAACTGGAGTTGTATAAAACACCGTGTTCGATATTACTATGGCAATGAACGGGATTATAATTGGGACAACAACTATAACTTAAATGTAAACATTGGTGATGTTGATATTGGTATTTCAGAGGATTATTTATCGGGTTTATCAGATGCAAAAACCAATGTGAAATCTTTGATTGTTGAAAGAGGCAATTTAGTTGCAGTGGGAGTCACATTAGCCGGTTTTCATAAACTTACAGAGTTTTCTGTAACGTATAATAAACTtgaaactataaattttaaccaATTATTAGTCAATTCTTTAAAGACTGTAAATATATCTCACAATTTGATAACAACGATTGAATTTAGCTCAGTAGAAAGTACAAGTATGATTACAACTATTGATCTTAGTTACAACTCGCTAGAATCAATACCAAATAATTGCTTTGCAATGTATTTACGTCTTAAATATTTGGACCTTTCTTTTAATAAGATCGAAAATTTCGATATACTTACCTTTGAAGGTATAGCACAGTTGGAGATATTGAAACtctctaataataaaatattagaaatcGGTCAAAACTTTGCAAGATTCATGAAGTTAAAAGATTTGAGTTTAGATCACAACCAACTGACAACACTTACAGATGTAAATCTCAGAACTCTGATTAGCTTAGAACGACTCAACCTTAGTTCAAATATGATTAAACATATTGAAGATCAATCTCTATCTACACTAACAAATCTTGAACAATTAGAtttaagttataataaaataaacgtggttcgtaaaacattatttaaaaataccatcAAAATAAATGACTTGTCGCTTTCTCACAATGATATAGAAAACATAGAAGGAGGTGCTTTTAGCACAACTAATATATccaattttgatataaaaaataactatattagtGGATCAATAGTCTATGATACGTTCCTGGGCGTTTCAGTCGAGAATTTAGATTTGAGTAATGGGACTATAAAAAACCTAGGCGATAAGGCATTTAGTGCTTTGAGTCATGATTTAAGGTATTTAAATTTGAGCTAcaatttaatagaaaatataacaGAGTCTGccttttattcattaaaaattcttttaaaactagATTTGTCACAAAATAATTTGATCGATATGGAGTTTAATACGAGCGATCTTATTcagttaaaagaatattatcttcaaaataattttatcaaaaaagtcACTCCAAATATgttcaaaaatatgaaaagcTTAGTTAAATTAGACttatcacaaaataaaattagggATGTAGAAGTAAACTCATTCATTgaacttgaaaatttaaaagatttaaacaTAAGTAGCAatcattttgttaattctcttaCAATGAATTTATTCCAAGGGTTGTCACGAGTAATTACACTAGATTTGTCTAATACAAGATCATCAACTTCTTTGAATGAATCATTTTCAGGAATGACTTCTCTTGTTAATTTGAATCTATCTCACAGTCAATTAGAAACTATTGAATATGAGACATTTAAGAATACTGGGTCTATGGAAGTTATTGATTTGTCATACAATTATCTGGAAAACTTCGCTATTAATACTTCATGCATTCcacttttaaaagaattatatttaaataataacaagttAACAAACATTACGAGTGAaacatttgaaaattttcagttattagAAAAGCTAAATTTAGCTTTTAATAACATCCTATATTTTCATTCTATGGGCATAAAATCGTTGTCTCATTTACATTATCTGGATTTATTTTCTAATGTTAACATGCATATAAAAGGTGATGCTTTCAATAATTTGGTTATATCAACAGTTTCTTTCAAAAATGTgagacaaatatttaattttgataatgtcGTGAATAGCTCAATAACGactttaatattatcaaattgtgAAATTAGCGATattaattctgtttttgtttataaaattaaagacgTTCTTAAGTTAGATATTAGCTCAAACAAAATCCAAGCATTAAACAAAGGTTCGTTCCAGAATATGGATGCTCTAAACTGGCTTGATATAAGCTTTAATATGATTTCTGCTATTCAACCAGGAACATTTCTTTCCAATAAAATGATCAACACTTTGAATCTTAATGGCAACAATTTAGAATCTTTACAATTTGGAGTACTCGATGGCCTTAAGAATCTTCGTGTTCTTAATTTATCAAACAATGAAATACATATATTTGGCATAAACCTCTTACACTCTACTCCATTTTTGACCGAGTTATATGGCATAAGTTGCAAAGGAAAAACAGGATTTTCTCATACGGAAATTATTCATAATGAAAACACTAATGCCAATATAACTAGtgaagtgataaaaataaaagaagtatTAGGGCAAATGTAcggctttttaaaaatatctatgaaTGAAACAATTTCAAATATGATTTCTGTTATAGGCAAAGTCTCTGATAATAATAGCACAGATAAGGCTTTGGAAATACAGAACCGTTCGCAAATAGTTTTTAATGAGCAAATAAAACAACTATtgaaagataataaaaatataagtgaTAGTGTAGCAAATGATATTAAATTGATGATATCATTGCtggaaactaataataatttaactaaattagCCAACGTCCAAAAGGAACCATCAGATACAATACCAATTTCTGATAGGGcgacttttaaaaatgaaaataaaaatttaacggATTATGTTTCAAAATTGATTGTAGGATATAAAAATGACCAATTTGATAATCGTACATTTGCAGatatgaaaattttgttatacTTTATAGCCGTGTGTTTATCTATTGTAGTTATGTTGCAAGCAGTGGCATTGactcataaatatttttgtagtaaAGCAACGCGTAGGATAGGGATAACTCACAATTATGAAAGTGGACAACGAATGAGTAATGGCTTAGAAATGGATTAA